Proteins from a single region of Apium graveolens cultivar Ventura chromosome 7, ASM990537v1, whole genome shotgun sequence:
- the LOC141672378 gene encoding uncharacterized protein LOC141672378 isoform X2: MVAMNIVRALAWARSLQEMCVQDAAQISKLTQELEEAQSEVNLEKINQEMAERLVEKFKQEYIAELKSTGEKTCLKRKTEETNRFNDALSNAEVDGYNKCVKKAKEKGLRYKKLLLDPTNDPLKQSAREFTSTTEKLNNLDDVPESTATVPTPNAISPA; encoded by the exons ATGGTGGCTATGAATATAGTTCGG GCGTTAGCTTGGGCTCGGAGTCTCCAGGAAATGTGTGTACAGGATGCTGCCCAAATATCGAAGTTGACTCAAGAACTGGAGGAAGCACAAAGCGAGGTTAACTTGGAAAAGATAAATCAGGAGATGGCCGAGAGATTAGTTGAAAAATTCAAACAAGAGTACATTGCAGAGTTGAAATCTACTGGTGAAAAAACTTGCTTAAAAAGGAAAACTGAAGAGACAAATAGGTTTAACGATGCTCTTTCAAATGCAGAGGTTGATGGCTACAATAAGTGTGTGAAGAAGGCCAAAGAGAAGGGCTTGAGATATAAGAAGCTTTTGCTGGATCCTACCAATGACCCCCTTAAACAATCAGCAAGAGAATTCACTAGTACCACTGAAAAGCTTAATAATTTGGATGATGTTCCTGAATCTACTGCCACTGTCCCAACTCCTAATGCCATATCTCCTGCTTAA
- the LOC141672378 gene encoding uncharacterized protein LOC141672378 isoform X1: MVAMNIVRVVLQALAWARSLQEMCVQDAAQISKLTQELEEAQSEVNLEKINQEMAERLVEKFKQEYIAELKSTGEKTCLKRKTEETNRFNDALSNAEVDGYNKCVKKAKEKGLRYKKLLLDPTNDPLKQSAREFTSTTEKLNNLDDVPESTATVPTPNAISPA; this comes from the exons ATGGTGGCTATGAATATAGTTCGG GTTGTTTTGCAGGCGTTAGCTTGGGCTCGGAGTCTCCAGGAAATGTGTGTACAGGATGCTGCCCAAATATCGAAGTTGACTCAAGAACTGGAGGAAGCACAAAGCGAGGTTAACTTGGAAAAGATAAATCAGGAGATGGCCGAGAGATTAGTTGAAAAATTCAAACAAGAGTACATTGCAGAGTTGAAATCTACTGGTGAAAAAACTTGCTTAAAAAGGAAAACTGAAGAGACAAATAGGTTTAACGATGCTCTTTCAAATGCAGAGGTTGATGGCTACAATAAGTGTGTGAAGAAGGCCAAAGAGAAGGGCTTGAGATATAAGAAGCTTTTGCTGGATCCTACCAATGACCCCCTTAAACAATCAGCAAGAGAATTCACTAGTACCACTGAAAAGCTTAATAATTTGGATGATGTTCCTGAATCTACTGCCACTGTCCCAACTCCTAATGCCATATCTCCTGCTTAA
- the LOC141670407 gene encoding receptor-like protein 7, producing the protein MGSLSLYTVSILHPLFLLFIFHSRSVVSTKSNPSMQPLCHVEERMALLQFKQGFEISKTAFYAPSAYPKILSWKLQGNTSKDCCSWEGVYCDQQTGHVDSLDLSSSFLYGSIDSESSLFSLNHLRSLNLADNHFNYSLIPSKIASLSRLSRLNLSSSVFSGQIPSEILKLSSLTSLDLSFNVGFSSQENLLKLETRNFRSLVGNLTNLIQLNLSMVNITSMVPASLNNLFFLSSLGLRGCGLYGEIPVGIFLLPNIQVLDVGRNRKLSGHLPENFDSSLKLEELRLDYTDVSGSIPATVSNMTTLTALDLSRNYFSGKVPSLAIMSQLSYLSLAHNNFTNNIPASFANLTSLTYLDLNHNRFSGIVPSWFMNLTRLTHLDLSYNPWKGSVPTSLSQIENLEFLNLFHANLSGIVELDIFLSLKKLTTLKLSQNYFSVVENNITNITLPQFKYLALSGCKMTKFPHFLQFQDELEDLFLDDNRIQGLIPEYIWNRSKESMDSVWLGGNQLTGFEHNPVVLPWTRLRLLALWNKMMEGSLTVPPASTLAYFASGNRMTGEISPLICNVKSLIVLELSDNNFVGKIPSCLGNFSNDLMILDLKRNNFKGSIPEMSSD; encoded by the exons ATGGGGTCATTATCTTTGTATACAGTTTCCATACTGCATCCTCTCTTTCTGCTATTCATTTTTCATTCTAGATCAGTAGTTAGCACAAAATCAAATCCTTCTATGCAGCCACTTTGCCATGTAGAGGAGAGAATGGCCTTGTTGCAGTTCAAACAAGGCTTCGAAATCTCGAAAACAGCCTTTTATGCGCCTTCTGCTTATCCTAAGATCCTATCCTGGAAACTCCAAGGAAACACAAGCAAAGATTGCTGCTCGTGGGAAGGAGTGTACTGCGACCAACAAACAGGCCATGTTGATAGTCTTGATCTTAGTAGCAGTTTTCTCTATGGTTCCATCGACTCCGAGAGCAGCCTGTTTAGCCTTAATCACCTCCGCAGCTTAAATCTTGCTGACAACCATTTTAATTACTCCCTGATTCCATCCAAAATAGCTTCTCTTTCGAGACTTTCACGTCTTAATCTCTCATCTTCTGTATTTTCTGGTCAGATTCCTTCAGAAATCTTGAAATTGTCCAGCTTGACCTCTCTTGATCTATCCTTTAATGTAGGTTTCTCATCCCAGGAAAATCTTTTGAAACTCGAGACACGTAATTTTAGAAGCCTTGTTGGAAACTTGACAAACTTGATACAACTTAACCTCAGTATGGTGAACATTACATCTATGGTACCTGCTTCGCTAAACAACTTATTCTTTCTGTCATCTCTCGGGCTCAGAGGGTGTGGTTTATATGGTGAAATTCCGGTTGGCATCTTCCTGCTGCCAAACATACAAGTTCTTGATGTTGGGAGAAACCGTAAACTCAGCGGTCATTTGCCTGAAAATTTTGATTCTAGTCTAAAGCTTGAGGAATTAAGGCTTGACTACACAGATGTGTCCG GTTCTATTCCGGCCACAGTTAGTAACATGACCACACTTACTGCACTGGACTTGAGCAGAAATTATTTTTCAGGCAAGGTTCCATCACTTGCAATCATGTCACAACTCTCTTATCTGTCACTTGCTCACAATAATTTCACTAACAATATACCAGCATCCTTTGCAAATCTTACCAGTCTAACTTATTTAGATCTTAATCATAATAGGTTTTCAGGGATTGTTCCATCTTGGTTTATGAACCTAACTCGTTTAACACATCTTGACCTTTCTTACAATCCGTGGAAGGGATCAGTTCCAACATCATTGTCAcagattgaaaatcttgaatttcTTAATCTTTTTCATGCTAATCTCAGTGGAATTGTGGAATTAGATATATTTCTTAGCTTAAAAAAACTAACTACTCTCAAACTTTCGCAGAACTATTTTTCTGTAGTAGAAAATAACATAACCAATATTACTCTTCCACAATTCAAGTACTTGGCATTAAGTGGATGCAAAATGACGAAGTTTCCACATTTCCTTCAGTTTCAAGATGAGCTAGAGGATCTGTTCCTTGATGATAATCGAATTCAAGGCCTCATACCAGAATATATTTGGAACAGAAGCAAAGAAAGTATGGATTCAGTATGGCTTGGAGGGAACCAACTAACAGGATTTGAGCATAATCCAGTTGTTCTGCCATGGACTCGTTTACGTTTATTAGCCCTTTGGAATAAAATGATGGAAGGTTCACTCACAGTTCCCCCGGCATCAACTCTAGCTTATTTTGCATCAGGAAATAGAATGACAGGGGAAATCTCGCCTTTGATCTGCAATGTGAAATCCCTCATTGTGTTAGAACTGAGTGACAACAACTTCGTTGGCAAGATTCCTTCATGTCTAGGAAACTTCAGCAATGACTTGATGATACTGGATCTGAAAAGGAACAACTTTAAAGGGAGCATACCTGAAATGAGTTCAGACTGA